TTAAAGATAGAGATTATCATTGCGTAATCTATTGATACCGCCGTTTTTAGGATATTCTGGCGTTATGAAAAACGAATCCTCTTCCAATAAACAGCGCGATATTCTTATCGTTGATGACGAGCGAATCAATCTCGATTTGCTCAGCGCTATTTTACGCCTGGAAGGTTATGGAGTTCGTTGCGCCGAATCGGGGGAGGAGGCTCTGGATGCGGTCGAATCGAACCTGCCGGATCTGGTCATCATGGACGTATGCATGCCGGGTATTAGCGGCTTCGAGGCGTGTCAAAAGATCAAATCCTTCAGCAACGACAATTACGTTCCCGTTATGCTCTTGACCGCCTTATCGGAAACCAGCCGCAAGGTCGAGGGATTGGATGCGGGAGCGGACGATTATCTGGTCAAGCCGCCTCAAAAAATGGAACTATTAGCGCGGGTGAGATCGTTATTGCGCATACGCGATCTCCAGCATCGTCTTTTGGAGGCGAATAAGAAATTGGAGGAGTCCAACCTGCAGCTGTCGGCGGCTCAAAAAACCATCGAAAAAGACATCGCTTTGATCGCGGATATTCAACGTTCATTTTTGCCCGCCCGTTTTCCTCTCCACCCGGAGATCGAATTCGGCAAGTATTACGAACCCTGCGCCCTCGCCGGGGGCGACTATTTCGACGTCATCGAAGCCGGGAGGGGGAAGTGGGGAATTCTTATGGCCGACGTGACGGGGCATGGCGCACCCGCCGCCGTCGTCATGGCGATTACCCACACGATCGTTCATTCCTTTTTGGGCGCCTTCCATTATCCGAGCACGGTGTTGAAAGCGACGAACGAAAAACTGAACGCTCATCTCGCTCCTACTTTTTTCGTTACCATGTTCTATGGCGTTCTGGATTTGGAAAAGATGATATTTCGCTACTCCTCCGCCGGACACGAACCGATGATGCTTTTCCGGGCGAGAGAACGAAAAGTGGAGTTATTGAAGACCGAACACGGC
This genomic stretch from Candidatus Omnitrophota bacterium harbors:
- a CDS encoding fused response regulator/phosphatase, translating into MKNESSSNKQRDILIVDDERINLDLLSAILRLEGYGVRCAESGEEALDAVESNLPDLVIMDVCMPGISGFEACQKIKSFSNDNYVPVMLLTALSETSRKVEGLDAGADDYLVKPPQKMELLARVRSLLRIRDLQHRLLEANKKLEESNLQLSAAQKTIEKDIALIADIQRSFLPARFPLHPEIEFGKYYEPCALAGGDYFDVIEAGRGKWGILMADVTGHGAPAAVVMAITHTIVHSFLGAFHYPSTVLKATNEKLNAHLAPTFFVTMFYGVLDLEKMIFRYSSAGHEPMMLFRARERKVELLKTEHGYPLKLMESDDYDEKVIRLEPEDKIVLFTDGLVEFRNERKELFSPERLEGLILKYHHLPPQPFVDAIIAEVKSFNSSATFKDDVSLLVIEGKRPLERFP